The sequence CACGCGTTCGAAGCTCTGCTCCTGCAGGATGCGCAGGATCTTGGCCTGCGTCTTGAGGCTCATGTCGCCGATTTCGTCGAGGAAGAGGGTGCCCTTGTGGGCCAGTTCGAATTTGCCGACCTGTGCTGTCTCGGCTCCGGTGAAGGCGCCTTTCTCGTGGCCGAAGAGTTCGGACTCGATGAGCTCTTCGGGGATGGCGGCGCAATTCACGGCCACCATGGGCTTGTCGGCGCGCATGGACTGGGAGTGTACGGAGCGGGCGACGATTTCCTTGCCGGTACCGTTCTCGCCGGTGATGAGCACCCACGCGTCGGTGGGGGCCACGCGTTCGATGACCTGACGCAGATGGTCTATGGCCGGAGATTCGCCGGTGAGCCGGGTGGTGCGGTCGCCGTCAATGCGTGAGCGCAGTTCACGGTTTTCCTGTTTGAGTCTGGCCACTTCAAGGGCGTTGCGGCTGGCGGCCTCGACTTTCTCAAGGGAAAGAGGTTTTTCGATGAAATCGAAGGCGCCGTTCTTGAGGGCCTTGACCGCCGTCTCGATGTTGCCGTGCCCTGAGATCATGACCACGGGAATATGGGCGTAATCGCGTCCAAGGATTTCCAGTGCTTCGAGGCCGTCCATGCCCGGAAGCCAGATATCCAGAAACAGGATGTCCGGGTTCTCGGTCTTCAGCAGTTCAAGGCCGTCCTCGGCGTTTTCCGCGTCCACCACGTCGAGGCCTTCGTCTTCCAGAATGCCCCTGAGCGAGAAACGGATGCTCTCTTCGTCGTCTATGATCAGTACTTTGCCCGCCATGAATCCCTCCGTGATAAGCTGACGCCGCCGCGTAGTGTAAGGCAAGCCGGGCCGGGCTTCAAGATCGGTTCAGAATATCCGGCAGGGCGTCCTTGAGCATGGGGAAGCGGAACTCGTATCCGGCCTTCTGAAGCCTTTCGGGCAGGGCGAACTGGCCGTTGAGAAGCACTTCGTCGGCCATCTGACCGAATATGAGCCGCAGCATGAAGGCGGGCGGATTCAGTTTGTGCGGCCTGTGCAGGGTTTCTCCGAGTACGCGGGCGAATCTGCTGAAGGTTACCGGCGTGGGAGCCGTCAGGTTGTAGGGGCCGCAGGTCTCGGAGTGTTCCATCAGAAACTTGATGGCCCCGACTTCGTCCTTGAGATGTATCCACGAGACGCCCTGATCACCCGTGCCGGGAGCTCCGCCGACGAACAAACGGAACGCGGGGAGCATCCGTTCCAGCGCGCCTCCGTGGCCGAGCACCATCCCGGTGCGGATGATGACGCGGCGGATGCCCATCCCGTCGATTTCCTTGGTGGAGTTTTCCCATTTACGGGCCACGTCAGCAAGAAACCCCGTGCCCGAGGGGGTGTCCTCGGTTACCGGAGTGCTCTTGTGGTGCCCGTAGTAGCCCACCGCCGATCCCTGCACGAAAACGCGGGGAGCATCATTGGCCTTGCGGATGCCTTCAATGAGGCGCTGGCCGGACTTGAGGCGGCTCTGGAGGATTCTTTCCTTGACCTTGGGCGTCCAGCGGCCTCCGGCAATGCTGGAGCCAGCGAGGTTGACGATGGCCGTGGACGGGTCGATGAGCGACGGCCACTCACCGCCATCCCAGGTAAAGCCAGAAACGCTCTGTCCGAAGACCCGCTCGACCGAGGCCACGGAGCGTGACAGAACGATGATTTCATGCCCGGCCGCCATGAGGGTGGCGGCGAGCGACCTGCCTATGAAGCCGGTCCCGCCGGCAATGATGACTCGCATGGTGTACCTCCGTGTGATGCCAAGCATAGCACGTCCGGGGCATCCTCGCCACATTGCTCGAAAAAAATAAGGTGCGTCAGGCGAGCGGCAGCTCTACACGAACCACGGTGCCGCGAGGCTTGTTCGCGTGGGCCGTGACCTTGCCGTGGTGGTCCGCCACGATGGAACGGACGATGGTCAGGCCGAGGCCGGTGCCGCCTTTTTTGCGGGAGAAGTAGGGCTCAAACATGCGCGATGCCCCGTCTCTGGGCAGTCCGGAACCGTTGTCGGCAACGCTCACAACCACGCGATTCTTCTTCCGTTCATGTACCGCCCTGACCACCACGCTGCCGTCTTCCTGATCCTTGAGGGCTTCCTCGGAGTTGGTCAGCAGATTGATGAAGACCTTGCCGAGGGCTTCGCGGTCAAAGGACATTTCGGGCAAATTTTCGGGCAGTTGCAGGTGCCAGTCGATGTTGCGGTGCGTGTTTTCGAACATGCCCACGGTCTCTTCAAGCAGGGGGCCCAGATCGCCGGGCCGGGGCTGGACTTCGGGCAGCTTGGCGTAGGCGGAGAATTCGGAGACCATCTGCTGAAGCCGTTCCACCTGACTCACGATAAGGCCGGTGCAGTCGTCAAAGACCTTGTCGTCCACGCCTTCGCCGAACTTGCGCTGCAGGCGCTGGGCAGAGAGCTTGATGGGCGTGAGCGGGTTCTTGATTTCGTGGGCGATTCGCCGGGCCACTTCGCGCCATGCGGCCAGCCGCTGAATTTTTTCCAGCTCGGTAATGTCTTCAAAGACGGCCACGGTGCCGACCTCCGCGCCGGGGATGCCGGGCAGGGCCACCACGTTGATAAGCAGTTTGCGCACCCGCTCCGGCGTCTGGATGTCCAGCTGCTTCTGCCACTGCTCGCCGGGATTGCTGCCCACCGCTTCCAGCGCCTCGCGCATGATGTCCGCGAACTCGCCGGAGAGCAGGGTGTGCGGCTTCTTGCCGATGAGGAATTCTCCGGGTGTTCCAAGAATCTGTTCCGCCGAGCGGTTGACGGTTCCGATGCGGCCGGATGCGTCCATGGAGATGACGCCGGAGGTGATATTGTCCAGAACCGCCTCGATGTAGCGGCCGCGACGTTCCAGTTCCTGATTCTGCCTCGCCAGCCGTTCGCCGGCCTTCAGCTCGTTCTGACGCGCCAGTTCGAGGTCTTCGGTCATGCGGTTGAACGAGCGCACGAGGAAGCCCAGCTCGTCATCGGAGCGGTCCTCAAGGCGTACGGACAGGTCGCCGCGCGCGATGCGTTCGGTCCCCGCCGCCAGCGCCTGCACCGGGGCGGAGAGTTCCTTCGCCAACCGGAAGCCGAACCAGATGGAGCCGAGGATGATGAGCATGGTCATGACCCCGAGGGTCAGGTACAGCGTCATCTTCCATGGATATTTCAGGGTCTTGAGCTTTTTGTATTCGTCAAGGCCGCGCACGATGCGGTCCAGCTTGTGCAACAGGCCGCGGCCCACGGTCTCACCCAGGACGAGGAAGCCGGTGGTGCCGTCGTCCACGGGCGTCACCCCGACGATGAGGTCGCTCTGGGGGGTGGGGATGATGGTGGACCACTGGCGGGGATCGGAGCGCAGGCCCTCCCAGTCGATCTTTTCCTGAATCTCGGGCCATGCCTTTTCCCACTGGGCGGAGTAGTGGGTGTTCTGCACCGAGCCTTTTGGCGTGATGACCCCTACGAGGCTCAGGTCGTATTCCTCGAATTTCTCACCCAGAAAATCGTTCATACCCTTGCCGCCCCACGCGAAGCGGCGGTCCACGATCTCGTCGATCATGTTTTTGCCGCGCCGCTGGAGCCTGTCCTGCGACGAGCCGTAGAAGGCCCGGCCAAGCTCAAGAGCCTGCTCCATGGATTCCTCCACCTGCCCCTTGAACCAGTAGTCCACGGACGTCTGCACGAACTTCACACTCACAAGGAACATGAGCACGGTGGGAATGAGCGACAGGGAGATGAAGGCGAGCACCAGCCGCGTTCGCAGCTTGGAGCCCAGCACCCTGCGGCGACGTTCCAGCAGCAGCTTCACCCCGTTTCTGGTGACGATGAACAGCACCACCAGCAGCAGGATGAAGTTCAGGTTCAGCAGGCCGAGGAAAAGATAGGAGTTGCCCCCGAGATATTTGAGTTCGACCCACGTCAGGACGGCGATGAGGGCGAAGCAGAGTCCGGCCGCGATGAGTTCGCGTTTGCGGCGGCGGCGCTCCCGCTGTCCCACCTCGTCTATCTTGATGTAGCGCGAAGTCATGGCGTCAGTACCGGAAGTCCAGAGTGGAGGTTACGCTCGGTCCGCCCTGCCATGACCAGAAAAGGAAGGTTCGGGTGAACCAGTCTGGCACGTCCATGGGCATGAGCGCGGCCTCGACTTCCAGCCGGTAGTTTTTGCCTCGTTCGAGACTGCCCCACGGGCAAAGGGGTATGGAGAACGATTCCCAGCCTTCGGCAAGCAGTGCGGCGAGATCTTCGTTGCGCATGGCCTGCTCCTGCCCGGGCAGCATGAGCGCGAATTCCTTGGTCAGGGCGTCGTATTGGATGGCTCCCTCAAGGGCGCTTTCGCCAAGGGTGGAGCTGAAAAAGAACCTGCGGTTCAGGGAGATGGAGGCGCGGCAGGCCAGCTTGATGCCCACGCCGTTGCGCAGGGTGTCCGCGATTTCGTCCACTCCCTGAAGGGCTACGCCGAACTGCGCGGAGAGAGTGTCCCCAACGCGGGTGGCCGAGACCGATTCCAGACTGATGACCTGTGCCCGGGCCGGGAGTGCGGTCGTCAGCAGAATCAGCGGAATGAGCAGGCTGAAAAAGCGTTTCATCATGGTTACCGAAGTGGTATCAGCAGCCGGGGGAAAGAACAAGCGGCAGGCATTGCCCGAACCGGCGACGCCGGGTATCATGGCCGTCTCGGCAGGGGGTTCTTGAATGCCGGAGCCGTTCCGGCTACCCTCTGCGGACAAGGTCCCGCCGGAACCCCCGGTGCGCCCATGCGGCGACCATGTTGGAACGGGACACGAACACACTGATACGAGGACGCATGAGCAATACACGTATGCCGCGCCCGCTGGCCGTTTCCCGGCTGCGCGCCGCGCTGGACCCCGCGAAGGTTCCTTTCGAAAACAGCGACGCCATACCGGACAGCGATCCGACCCCGTCGTTTCAGCCCCGCGCCATCAAGGCCCTTGAACTGTCGCTGGCCGTGAGCGGAAACGAATACAACGTTTACGTGGCGGGCGAGCCCAACATGGGCCGCAGCCACTTCATCGGCAGTTTCCTCGGCAAGCGCGCCCGCAAGGCTCCCACGCCGCCGGACTGGGTCTACCTGTACAACTTCGAGGACGAGGACCGCCCAGTGGCCCTGTCCCTGCCCGCGGGAGTGGGGCGAAAGTACAAGAACGCCCAGCAGAAGGCGGTTTCGCGCCTGCGTTCGCGCATCCCGGCCCGGTTCGAGGAGGAGTCCTTTCAGAAGACGCATGAGCGGCTGCTCAAGAAATTCACGCAGCGCCGCGACGAACTGTTCGCGCGCATGGAGGAAGAGGCCGAAAAGACCGGTTTTCGGCTGTCCATCGACGAGGATTCGGTCATCACGC is a genomic window of Desulfovibrio oxyclinae DSM 11498 containing:
- a CDS encoding sigma-54-dependent transcriptional regulator, which translates into the protein MAGKVLIIDDEESIRFSLRGILEDEGLDVVDAENAEDGLELLKTENPDILFLDIWLPGMDGLEALEILGRDYAHIPVVMISGHGNIETAVKALKNGAFDFIEKPLSLEKVEAASRNALEVARLKQENRELRSRIDGDRTTRLTGESPAIDHLRQVIERVAPTDAWVLITGENGTGKEIVARSVHSQSMRADKPMVAVNCAAIPEELIESELFGHEKGAFTGAETAQVGKFELAHKGTLFLDEIGDMSLKTQAKILRILQEQSFERVGGRKTIKVDARVIAATNKDLAEEIKVGNFREDLYYRLKVFPLEVPPLRERAEDVPLLIRAFMDKIARQHGFKPLAFDDDAMQCLTTYRWPGNVRELKNFVERMFIMYAGDTVNAERLPPEICPVRTQAAEGEQPPIPNGPEFERGPVDFKQARADFEARFLESKLREFGGNVSQLAKAVGMERSSLYRKLKTYEIQAE
- a CDS encoding TIGR01777 family oxidoreductase, with product MRVIIAGGTGFIGRSLAATLMAAGHEIIVLSRSVASVERVFGQSVSGFTWDGGEWPSLIDPSTAIVNLAGSSIAGGRWTPKVKERILQSRLKSGQRLIEGIRKANDAPRVFVQGSAVGYYGHHKSTPVTEDTPSGTGFLADVARKWENSTKEIDGMGIRRVIIRTGMVLGHGGALERMLPAFRLFVGGAPGTGDQGVSWIHLKDEVGAIKFLMEHSETCGPYNLTAPTPVTFSRFARVLGETLHRPHKLNPPAFMLRLIFGQMADEVLLNGQFALPERLQKAGYEFRFPMLKDALPDILNRS
- a CDS encoding sensor histidine kinase, with amino-acid sequence MTSRYIKIDEVGQRERRRRKRELIAAGLCFALIAVLTWVELKYLGGNSYLFLGLLNLNFILLLVVLFIVTRNGVKLLLERRRRVLGSKLRTRLVLAFISLSLIPTVLMFLVSVKFVQTSVDYWFKGQVEESMEQALELGRAFYGSSQDRLQRRGKNMIDEIVDRRFAWGGKGMNDFLGEKFEEYDLSLVGVITPKGSVQNTHYSAQWEKAWPEIQEKIDWEGLRSDPRQWSTIIPTPQSDLIVGVTPVDDGTTGFLVLGETVGRGLLHKLDRIVRGLDEYKKLKTLKYPWKMTLYLTLGVMTMLIILGSIWFGFRLAKELSAPVQALAAGTERIARGDLSVRLEDRSDDELGFLVRSFNRMTEDLELARQNELKAGERLARQNQELERRGRYIEAVLDNITSGVISMDASGRIGTVNRSAEQILGTPGEFLIGKKPHTLLSGEFADIMREALEAVGSNPGEQWQKQLDIQTPERVRKLLINVVALPGIPGAEVGTVAVFEDITELEKIQRLAAWREVARRIAHEIKNPLTPIKLSAQRLQRKFGEGVDDKVFDDCTGLIVSQVERLQQMVSEFSAYAKLPEVQPRPGDLGPLLEETVGMFENTHRNIDWHLQLPENLPEMSFDREALGKVFINLLTNSEEALKDQEDGSVVVRAVHERKKNRVVVSVADNGSGLPRDGASRMFEPYFSRKKGGTGLGLTIVRSIVADHHGKVTAHANKPRGTVVRVELPLA
- a CDS encoding DUF4390 domain-containing protein, giving the protein MIPGVAGSGNACRLFFPPAADTTSVTMMKRFFSLLIPLILLTTALPARAQVISLESVSATRVGDTLSAQFGVALQGVDEIADTLRNGVGIKLACRASISLNRRFFFSSTLGESALEGAIQYDALTKEFALMLPGQEQAMRNEDLAALLAEGWESFSIPLCPWGSLERGKNYRLEVEAALMPMDVPDWFTRTFLFWSWQGGPSVTSTLDFRY